Part of the Nicotiana tabacum cultivar K326 chromosome 20, ASM71507v2, whole genome shotgun sequence genome, TAAGGCATGTCCCCAAATAGACGAAGGCAAATCGGAATAACTCATCATTGATCTAACCATTTCCATAAGAttcctatttcttctttcagctacaccattttgttgtggagttccaGGTGCAGATAATTGAGATGTAATTCCACATTCTGATAAATAACCAATGAAGTCCGTAGAGAGGTACTCCCCACCACGATCAGATCGTAGTGTCTTGATATGTTTATTATGTCGCTTTTCAGTCTCAGTCTTGaattctttgaacttttcaaaacatTCAAACTTTCGacgcaacaaataaatatatccatattttgagtaatcatctatgaaagtcacaaaatactcaaaaccacctcTTGTTTGGACATTCATTGGACCACACAAATCAGAATGAATTAACTCTAATTTATCACTTGCCCGATTTCCTTTTGAGGGGAAATTTCGTTTTGTCATTTTTCCTTCtaaacaagattcacaagttggtagtgcctccACTTTCAATGAACTTAAAGGTCCATCCTTGACCAACCTGGAAATTCTGTTtagatttatatgacccaaacgcAAGTGCCATAAATATGTTTCACTCAATTCAGAAGAACGTTTTCTCTTACTTGGTAAATCAACATTATTCAGTTCTTTAGGTGGTAACGGTTTAGGAATAGAGTCAACAACAAAAAGACCATTAATCAATGTAGCCGAAGAGAGATAACGCTTATTATGAGTAATAACACATTTATCAACGTCATGACAATTAAAATCATAACCATCTCTCATAGCGCTAGAAACCGAAATTAAATTTCTTCTAACGGAAGGTACATATAATGTGTCTTTTAAAGCTAAAACTCTACCATTACCAAacgaaatactaatatttcctaATGCTAAAGCTGGGGCTGTTGAACCGTCTGCTTGATAAACATTGATTTCTCCTCTACTTAGCCGCCGCGTTACCTGAAACCCCTGCAAATAAGTGCAGATATGATTAGTGGCTCCCGAATCTACACACCATGACATGGTAGAAACAGCCGCTAAAAATGTTTCAACGACAAGTAGATGTAAATCACCTGGTTTATTTTTCAGCTTGGCCAGATAAGTTGGACACTGCTTCTTATGATGCCCGGGCTGCTTGCAGTGATAACACTTGCCCTTAGCCTTTTTCACACCAGCAGTCGCGCCACCAACAGAGGGTTTTTgagcctttttctttttctgcccgCCTCTCGGCTTAGAAGGACCTGCCTCAAAATTCAATGCCACGGGAGGAGCTTGGGACTTGATAATAGTCTCTGCCGACTGCAGCTCATTCAACAATTTCGCAAGGGACAAATCCATTTTGTTCATGTTATAATTCAGGCGAAATTGCTGAAAACTGTCAGGCAAAGTCTGCATGATCATTTCAACCTGCGTGTCCTTATCAATGTTAGCTCCAAGGACCTCCAGTTCATTCAGAAGACTCATCATCTTCAGAACATGGTCCCTGACCGATGAACCTTAAACCATTTTGGTATTCAGAAGGGCTTTCATGGCAGTCTGCTTAGCCGCACGATTCTGATCTCCAAACATTTCTTTGAGATTTTCCAGAATGTCATAAGCAGACTCCATCGACCGATGTTGATGTTGCAGAACATTCGACATGGATGCCAAAATGTAACACCGCGCCATCTCATCAGCCTTAATCCATTTCTGGTACCTTATGTTCATCATCTGTGGCATCATCTCCAGGTTTTTCTGGACACACCTCATCGAGCACAAATTTGTACTCTTCAGCAATTAGAACAATATCCAAATTTCGTTTCCAATCAACATAATTTGGACCCTCAAGTTTGTTTTGGGTAAGAATGGCAGTAAGGGGATTGAAAGCAGTCATTGTCAATCTGGGAgacattaaatatttaaatagatcAAATCGGTTTGTATTATGAacattaaaattcaaaacacattatatatatacaatctaTGCACCTTGAACaataaatttcgatgggaaaGAAGCTATTCttgcaatatacatatataatgacATATTTTCACTCCATAAACTTAAACAGgtcatactcagatggagagtaaactgTTAATTTAAGCCAAGTGAATATCAACATTCAACATATATTAGTCCCATTGAACCAACAtgcatactcagatggagagtaaatacAAATAATCAATGACTAGTATAACATAGTgattattcataatatttttatcCGATATGGAAGAAGGCCTACGTCAACGTGTAAAACATTATATCACTAACTTTTTAAGCCCGGGGACCAAGGGAATTGATCCCCACAATTACTGGAATTAAAAACAACTAAAACAAATTTCAGAATTTTAGAAAAACAGCAAAAACACCATCTCACTGGGCCGTTTCGCATGGACCTGCcaagtttcaggtcaatcggagtccGTCACCTTTTTGACCTCCGATTTTCTGCCCTAATTCGGCAAAACTTGTTTTTCCGTTTTACATgataaaattcaactttcagattATTCTAACTCAACATCACAAATATTAAAAGGATAcatcaagttttcagaataatcaACACAATCCATAACAGATAATCACACCAAAAAACAGTGCAGGTTTTCAGAAAAATAAACTTTGCATGTAATTCAAAACTTGCATATAGAACATGATATTAATCCTTATGGTTTAtcctaattatttaattagacgtgagtaggctctgataccaattgtagGAATATATACCACAGTGGAAGCAATAACAGAATCTTATTCACGTGTAATCTAAACAACTAGCACGTATGGAGattttaggattacctcttgaagcgtaaacACAACAAATCTATGTCGTTCTCCAATTCCTCAGTTGAAAACACCACCAACAGATttccacggtcttctactgtgttacccaaacaataaccgaaaatggagaattttgggtgggcaaaattctagtagaaATCGCAGTCAGAATCTTGTCAAAAACGTCCAAcccttatatccatatatatagctgcgttttaggtcaaaaccgttttcaaaacctgttaggtttccttctcccactaagggacggttttcacgttttctttcccactaagtaacagtttccactattttctattatttaggcacagtagggaccacagaatttaattaacaaggcttcctattatgatattaatttcgaaattctgaaattaatttccatcataataaattacgaattattccactaaaaattcgtaattgcactccttagttcaatttcgaaattcttccataaaacccTATTTAattccccatgttaagattcagatactaatcaatcaaattaaattactgactatttaatttattgattacttcctttagacttacacttaacttatttcatgtgtcggatacaaaatccaccggccggggttacacatgaaaacttataagctttcataaaggagtatcatcaatctcaaaatcgagacatggattccatcaactaattattacttcgccaatgtatatcattgttATGCAATTTACGAGGCTTATTGActcgcgaaagaatctcgccttttagtaaatcaaaacaacaagtgacatacacaactaataataattatatcaggattaagagtataagtacataaaatggactagagaaattattttataaagtcagtataaaatactcatctctacttgatccgttcaatacatacaaaatgtactagcacaagaagttggaattaaaccattcccataatcaagataaattatatttaatcttgtgctacaaacattccgatgatttgtccaattccatcattagattgtgaacattaacttttatgtcttacaagaaccgatgatttaatcttccgtgtataagctaaactctatacactaaatcatctactatgtaagcaatggacgcacaaaccaacacatgatctatttaaaatgaaactttattgaatttaaacaagtaaataaataattgttcataaagaatactataacaatatGCATGacttatagtatattctaacaatTTTACCCCGCCATGCTAGGGTGGATTAATCTTTGGTGTAAGTAATCTCAGGATTATGTTACTTGTTTTATGCAATTAGTTATCACACCTTCTATATGGAATAACTAATCCCACCATTttaatgtaaaaattattttcgaATTAATTAATACCCCAAACGAAATATAGGATAAGGTTAATCTCAAACTTTATCCCGGGATTATTATCCTTATCTCATGTACCAAACGACCCATAAAAGTTTTAGtccccgtttggccatagatattggctaattttatttaattttatttttggcaAAACCTatttgtttatagattttattcatattttgacagattttgaaaataaaattttcaaatcccaaaactaGCTCTACACATGTTTTTGGCTCAAAATATTACCGttggattttttaaaaatgtataaaattatcccaaacttttgtattttataaaaaaaaagtcaACCATCTATTATGACCCAACTAATCCATTAGCTAGTTACAATCATTTTTTTGGATTGGATGGATTTTGTAATATTGTTGCAATTTGACGAATTGTAGTAGCTAGTAATTGTGTTATTAGCATTTGATATTAAAATATCAGGTTATGATTTTAGAATAGTATATTATGTAGTTCATTACAAAAATGACAAATTTGTGCCAAATTTATCAATGTTCCGGACTATGTATGGTtgatgataatgataatgaatggCATCGATGAGGGTTCTACATATACAAGATTAGCAAGTTTGTTTGTTTATTAttgttgggtatttttgaagttttaagaatttatgaatatatgtcatgtttcatgtttttccaaaaaaataaaatagtgaaaaatattttgaaaaatataatgtccaaacatattttcatcatcaaaccaaacttcacctaAATTaggtttttgaaaataatttaagaatTTATGGTCAAACGCTAGGTTAAAATTTGTAGTTATTtaagacaagtcataaatatttatGCGATTAAAActtattttattaaaagtaaaatgtAAAGTTCAAAATCAACTTATTGTTAATTATACAAACGGAAACGGTCCAAAAATATTCCTAAACTTTACACGACCAGGA contains:
- the LOC142174768 gene encoding uncharacterized protein LOC142174768; amino-acid sequence: MMSLLNELEVLGANIDKDTQVEMIMQTLPDSFQQFRLNYNMNKMDLSLAKLLNELQSAETIIKSQAPPVALNFEAGPSKPRGGQKKKKAQKPSVGGATAGVKKAKGKCYHCKQPGHHKKQCPTYLAKLKNKPGVSGNAAAK